AGGAGTGCTAGCGGTAGCTGCTAGTCCGTGCACGCGGAGTTTTGAACGATTCGATATGGCGTTTTGAAACGAGTAAAAATCAATTTGCGTGCTGTGGTTTGATAGCTCCCGGGATATTAAGATTCATGGGCAAATGTTCACGTGCTGCTGTAACGGCGCCTCGCAGTAGAACATCAGGAAGATCTAGCAGCGTCATAATCTGGGAATAACATGTTTGGTTCATGGACAAGgagttgaacttttttttttttttttttttttttttttttttaaacagtataaTTGGAATATGTATGTCAGTTTAAGGCTCAACATTAACTTAACATTTGATTTGgcggtttttatttattgaaaaggTGAACTAAAATTTGACTAGCTTAGTGAGGTCAGATTGTAGCATTTGCAATTTTGTTTTTACCCATCAACACTATGTAGATATTTGCACTAATTAGGGAAGGATACAACATTTGAAAGCTtacaactacataaattatGGATTACAATGCATACCTCAGGGTTAGGCTGAGTTGAGTATTAACCCTTTCTGTCATCTGTGATATCTGATGGAACTAACAGGCATCTTTCCTGTGTAATCATCTGATGGTGCCTCTTCCTGCCGTCCTCAGATCGCCACAGCATGTGCCATATTGGGGTTTTTACTGTTGGCCCCAACTAGAACGAATGCTATAAAGATTAGATTGAATTAATGCCACATTCCTGTTTTTCACTTAAGTGCAGTATGCTCTGGCGACCATTTAGTCATCGTTTTAGAGGGGATATTCGAATAGCTTTTCTCTTTGGTCAGTCCTTTCTCTGTGAAGCATGTTTTATATGTGCTGGGTTTAACCTTGTGAGAAACTTATTCAGTTAACACTTTAAAAGAGATTAACAAAGTTGAACAAAATGTGGTTTTGCGGTTTTTagcaaaaaaagattaataaccTGATGTAGTTCTACAAAAAATTTTCTTGTCATGAAAAATGGCAACAGAAGTTGGCatggtgttttaaaaaaaaaaaaactgccaccATGGTGCACAATTCTAAATAAATGGGGTTTCATTTAAGTTATCTTTGCacagcttttaaaaatataggGTCACACTGTTATCAGCATCTGTTTGATCTGTGGTGGAAGTGTATTAATTCCAGTTGTCTGTATttgcattcatttattaaaagcaCACTAAggcttttttccccccctccAGTGTACATGAGATGCACAGGTGGAGAGGTCGGTGCCACTTCCTCGCTGGCCCCCAAAATCGGACCTTTGGGTCTTGTAAGTATCTATAAGTTCGGTCTGTAGCGTTTATTGTCCTGCTCTATATTATAAAGCAGCCTCCCGCCACTGTGCTAGTCTATTAAGTGTCTTTGTACAATCCAGTGGAGGCTCATAGTGACCCAGCTCTAGGAAGCAGGGCGGCCCCAATCTAATGGGCAACTCTGTGCCGAAAGGCCTGGAACAAACTGCTAGTGTCACAGAACATTGACTCTGTTCTATGCTGTATGCTCATCTTTCGTTCTCTTTCCCTCAGTCCCCTAAAAAGGTGGGTGATGACATTGCAAAGGCCACCGGTGACTGGAAGGGCCTGAGAATCACTGTGAAGCTGACCATCCAGAACAGGCAAGCAGCGGTAAGCCCTTGAAGCCTTTCAGTCTGTATACTGGCTCTTGAGGTCATCTAGCCTTTAGACGCTTACAGGTTTTGTTGTTGCTCCAGATTGAGGTGGTGCCATCAGCCTCTGCCCTCATCATCAAGGCCCTGAAAGAACCTCCCCGTGACAGGAAGAAGGTCAAGAACAGTAAGTAGTTCTTCTTCCACCTCAATACACAGTTGTAGGAATTGTCTTTGTGTGTTCTGACCTTTCGTGGTTATTGCAAGCCTCCCGCCACTGTGCAAGTCTGTGAAAGTGACTGTGTTCTGTCCAGAGGAGGCTTATAGTGACCCAGCTCTAGGAAGCAGGGCTGCCCAACTTAATGGGTAACTCTGTGCCGAAAGGCCTGGAACAAGTTTTGCATTTCttgatcaaaagtcacagtaaaaatgttagttttgcctgttcttttgaacttttttttttttttttttttatttatatatatatatatatatatatttattcaaagaatcctgattgCAAGTATTGCAGTTTCCACAAATACCAAGCAGCACAATCATTTTATTctaagtttcttgagcaccaaatctgcatattagaaagatttctgcaggctcatgtgacactgaagtcaggagaaatgatgctggaaattcagct
This Ctenopharyngodon idella isolate HZGC_01 chromosome 5, HZGC01, whole genome shotgun sequence DNA region includes the following protein-coding sequences:
- the rpl12 gene encoding 60S ribosomal protein L12, which produces MPPKFDPTEIKVVYMRCTGGEVGATSSLAPKIGPLGLSPKKVGDDIAKATGDWKGLRITVKLTIQNRQAAIEVVPSASALIIKALKEPPRDRKKVKNIKHSGSVTFDEIITVARVMRPRSIARELSGTIKEILGTAQSVGCTIDGRPPHDVIDDINSGKIECPAE